A stretch of DNA from Synechococcus sp. PROS-9-1:
GCCTTCGCGCAAACGTTTTATCGGAGCTGTACTGGATGAACCAAGAGCTCGTGCCCGTCTTTGGGGTACGGCAGCTGTCTGTGCTCGGGCAGTCGATGCTGGCGTCGCTGTCTTGCGTGTGCACGACGTAGGACCTATTCATCAAGTGGTGACGATGGCCTCAGCCATGGGTTCAGATCGCTAGAACAGCTCTCTATTCCCAAGTGTCGATGATGAGTGAACCCAGTCTCACTCTTTTGTATGACGGAGCTTGTCCGCTGTGTCTTCGTGAAGTCAAGTTTTTGAAAGGCCGTGATCTTCATGGAAGGCTTGCTTTTGTCGATATCGATCAGGACACATACGAGCCTTCCCAATGGAAGGGGATTGGTTATAGAGAAGCGATGGCACGCATTCATGCCATTCGAGCTGACGGAGAGATTCTTCAGGATGTGGCTGTGTTCCGAGAGGCTTATCGCTGCGTTGGACTTGGTTGGATCTATGCCCCAACCCAATGGCCTTTCATTGGAACCTTGATTGATCGTATCTATGCACTTTGGGCCTCGCAGCGTTTGCGTATGAC
This window harbors:
- a CDS encoding thiol-disulfide oxidoreductase DCC family protein, with the protein product MMSEPSLTLLYDGACPLCLREVKFLKGRDLHGRLAFVDIDQDTYEPSQWKGIGYREAMARIHAIRADGEILQDVAVFREAYRCVGLGWIYAPTQWPFIGTLIDRIYALWASQRLRMTGRASLNELCHCKQVAP